The genomic stretch CAGCAAAAACGCATATGCAGCAGTATGGAGCACAATTTGCTGTACGGCGCGATGCGCTGAACCCCGCACTGGAGTCGTGTGCTCGTTGCCACGGCAAAGACGAGTATATGGATGTGCGCAGCGCACACCGCTTTTAGGCGGAAATTTCAGTAACAACGGGGTCTGCTTCCGGCAGATCCCGCTGATATACCTTGTAATTACCCTCATCAGGTATGGAGGTGCAACAGACCAGAGAGTATTGCTTGGGGTTTATGATGAGGCACTCGTGTGTGTTCATCATCGAGGAAGAGAAGGTATTTTAGTAACCACTCTGCCCTGTTTCAGGGAGAGTAAGAACCAAGGAGGATTCATGAGGACGAAACACAAGAACGCCGTCACCGCCTGCAAAGGAGCGCTTGCCGCTCTTGGAGCAGCAGCTCTGTTAGTAGGGTCGGCTCAAGCAGCAACGCAGTCAATTACTCTGAACAACGGTTGGACGCTTGCAGGGTCAGCATTGAGCAATGTAAATGTTGCGTCAACGTTTACCGATGTAAAAACTGTTTGGAAATGGGAAAATGGTCAGTGGAAGGCATTTTCACCACAGACGACAGTTCAGTCGCAGCTAACGGCTGCTGGCATTGGCGGGTTAACTACCCTGAATGCCGGTGATGGTTTTTGGGTAAATGCGGCATTGAGCAGCAGCACCACGAAAACACTTACTGGAGATACCGTAGAGTCACCGAACCTTTCAGTCAAGGCTGGCTGGAACCTCGTTTCTCCTATCACAAGTGAGTCAACCACGTTAAGTAGCAAATTTAGCGATGCGAATAGCTTTGCTTCTGCTTGGACGTGGAAAGGGACGTTCTGGGAAGCCTACTCACCAGACGCGAACATGCAGGCACGGATGAAAGCGGCGCTGATTCCGGTTGCCAGCAGTGTTGCTCAGGGGCAAGGATTTTGGGTAAATGCGAAGACCGCTAAAGGGGTTGCGTTTGACGGCACAACAACTCCGCCAAGTCTCCCCGTGTTTATCTCTGGCGTGACCATGAACGCAGAGAATAAATTAGTCGCTACCTTCCAAGTTATGGATCCGATATACCTTTCTGCCAATGGCAGCTTAGCGTTTGGCATGCTGCGTTTGGCTCGGGTTGGGGCTGATGACAATATGACAGTGCTTGGTAATGCTTCTAATACTATCACCCCTAAGGGTAATGGTCTTTATGAGGTAGTAGTCAATTCACCTGTGATTGTAGAAACTGCCGAAGGATTGGTACATCGCCTTGCGTTCCGCGTCAATGCTGATAGCGCTCTAGGACGTGAAGGGATTGATGGCTGGTATGATGTCGTTCCCGCTACTGGCGTAGCAACTCCAAGCCGCAACGTGGCTGAAACAGCAAGCTGCTATCAGTGCCACTCCAGATCAACCGGTGGCATTTATCACTCAAACCGCTTCTCGGTTGAAACTTGTGTAACGTGTCACTCTGAGCCGGCAAGAAGGAATAACAGTGCTGCTATAAGTGCCTATGGCAGCTTTAATGTGGTAAACAGTACTGCTGCGGGTCAAAACCGCACTCTTACGGAAATTGCTCACGCATTCCACAAAGATCTTGCTGGGCATAAAGTTGAAAGAGTACGTGAGTGTACGTCGTGCCACAGCTCAACTGGCGGCAGTGCGGACAACTGGAAAACGAAGCCAAGCTTCTTTGCCTGCTTCTCGTGTCACGACGTGAGTGCTAAGTTTGCTGATGGTCAGCAGCTTGCTACTTCGCACCGTCCAAGCGCAGGAGTTTCTGGTTGTGTAACATGTCACACTGGCACCACTATGCCTGATGTTGAGATTAGTAAAGTCCACCTTCCTGGCGCCAGAGGCGACGTAAGTGCTCTGCCAAATTACACGTACACCATTCACAGTGTAACTGACAGTACTGACGGCAGTGCACTGGTGAAATTCAGTGTCAAGAACAGCCTGACGCAGGCTCCTCTTGACGTAAGAACTACCAAACCTAATACCAGCTTGCAAGTGTACCTCGTGAGCAGCTTACCTGACACTGCCGCTGGTGTAACCCAGCCACGTGACTGGAACAATGCTCACCGTCCGAATGCACAGCCAAACGTTAACCTTACGATTGATAACGCTACAGATAGCCCTGATAGACTGACTTTTGACTC from Chrysiogenes arsenatis DSM 11915 encodes the following:
- a CDS encoding multiheme c-type cytochrome, translating into MRTKHKNAVTACKGALAALGAAALLVGSAQAATQSITLNNGWTLAGSALSNVNVASTFTDVKTVWKWENGQWKAFSPQTTVQSQLTAAGIGGLTTLNAGDGFWVNAALSSSTTKTLTGDTVESPNLSVKAGWNLVSPITSESTTLSSKFSDANSFASAWTWKGTFWEAYSPDANMQARMKAALIPVASSVAQGQGFWVNAKTAKGVAFDGTTTPPSLPVFISGVTMNAENKLVATFQVMDPIYLSANGSLAFGMLRLARVGADDNMTVLGNASNTITPKGNGLYEVVVNSPVIVETAEGLVHRLAFRVNADSALGREGIDGWYDVVPATGVATPSRNVAETASCYQCHSRSTGGIYHSNRFSVETCVTCHSEPARRNNSAAISAYGSFNVVNSTAAGQNRTLTEIAHAFHKDLAGHKVERVRECTSCHSSTGGSADNWKTKPSFFACFSCHDVSAKFADGQQLATSHRPSAGVSGCVTCHTGTTMPDVEISKVHLPGARGDVSALPNYTYTIHSVTDSTDGSALVKFSVKNSLTQAPLDVRTTKPNTSLQVYLVSSLPDTAAGVTQPRDWNNAHRPNAQPNVNLTIDNATDSPDRLTFDSADGTFTAIFPAGSYPADAYMKGAFLQGYVGSVATVGGVSYIPALSQERPISAVGFVGTGNSAITHPQIATAAKCQACHADFGMHGSGSRISNPNMCIGCHNPNLTSSGNTLKSGTAAAVAIVNGNNQARLQAETSNNLKELAHGIHSGYFTGEKKFIRGGNVTTGASSGQSNEFEFAMDVVDLVIGSDCTKCHAGTSYYPRATGALPTTSKIRSTDSTEAELLAMDTSDLADAMIAARNTVGANPQDYVIGHMAASCNQCHSDATAIAHMNQHGGQIEVRRNTYNPAAQACLLCHGAGKVADIKAVHKLP